Part of the Methanothermobacter sp. MT-2 genome is shown below.
GATCCCCCCTCTATAAAATAATGGGGTAAACACATGAATATACTAAAGGCTTTGAAGAAGGCTATAAGTGATGGCGAACCTTTCATAGACTTCCTAGATGCATGCAAAATAGTAGAAATTCCACTAAGAACCACTATAATATATCCTGGAAGCTGCGGGGGCTTCGTGAACATAGAATACTACAAAGGACTTGACATTCTCATCATAGACCCTACAAGGCACTGGGGCGAAGAAAAAATAATCATAAACGCTTCAAAAACAGAAAAAGCCCGACTATACCAGCCAAAAAATGGTAATATAACCAGGATGGACACCCTAACCAAGAATATCATGAAAGAATTCTTCGAACTCCTAGAAGTAGGAGGAGTATAGATCCTAAAATCCAAAGACGATCAAACCAGCAAAGACAAGATACAAGGCCACCCCCGAGGCCAAAGCCGGCCAGAAACCATGCCTGGGAGCTATATAGACAAGACAAATAAGATATAAGATCCATGCTGGTGTGAGAAGAAGCAAACCCCTAATATATGAGAGTACGGGGCGAATACCAGTCTCCAGATAGATCATGGACAATGTAAGGACAGTTACAGAAGGAAACATCGCAATAAAAGCCGCTAATATACCTTTATTTTCACTTCCAAAATAGGTGGTTAAACTTACAACAGTACCACCCAAGATAAAATAAAAAAGCAATTTGAGTTCCATCAAAAACCCACCCAATCAACCTTTTATCTTCTTTTTAGAGGGGAACATTTCCAGGATCATTCTCTTTTCCTTGACATGAAATCCTTAAGTGATCTGAGCGCCTTAAGTTTATCCTTTTTTTCCAGTTTAGAATCATTGATAGCATCTTCAAGGAACTGGATTGTATTATCATATACTTCTTTTTCTACTGGATAGGGATAACCATCTTTTCCACCATGTGCATAGGTATATTTTACAGGATCCTCCCAACTTGGAGGCTCACCATAGACTAGATCTGAAAGGAGCGCCAAAGCCCTTATCTTCTTAGGACCCATACCCTTAACCAGGATTAGTTCCTCATAGTTTCTTGGTTGTATTTCATAGACCTTCTGGAACACTTGCAAGTCCTTCTCTGAAAGAATTATTTCATGATGCGGTGGCATTTCAAGTATATTATAATTATAAAGTGTTCTCTGACCTGTATATTCTTGTAAGCGCCCTTCACATACAATTTCTAAGCTGATGTTCCTAGCGCTTCTACTTTTAGTAGAGGTCATGTTCAAGACATTCTTTTCTCGGCTAGGACTTGCAATACCAGTATGTGGCTCTTCAACAAAACTCTCTAGGTTTTGGTTTGACCAGTGGTAGCGGCGTGCATATCCACTATTATTGTTAAGTCCCTGTTGGATTACTGTCCATTCCCCATTTTCATCTACTATGAATGTATGATGATATAACTGGTATGAATCTTGTATACATGAATTATCGACCTTGGCCACCAATCGACTTGCACGAATCAAATCTTGGGATTCGATGTCGAAGAATTTCCCAGCATACTCTAGTTCTATTGGTGTTTTCCTTGAAGCCTTGCCTTTCCCACCAGCTACAAATATTCCATGCTCTTCTGGCCTGACAGCATTTTTCAGGGCGGCGCAGGTCGTTGTCGTGGTCCCTGAGGAGTGCCAGTCAAAGCCGAGTATGCAAGAAAATGATTGGAACCAGAATGGGTCAGAAAGTCGCATTAAAAATTCGCGACTACCATGTTCCTCTATTATGATAGAGGTTATGGCATTGGCAAGTTTCACCATCCGGTTAAATAGCCACCTTGGAGCATGACCACCATGAAGTGGCAGGTTAGCATGGCCTGTTCTCCTCATAGGAAAAACACCTAAAACTTTAATCTTATTATGTTTTCGCTATAATATCAATTTTAGGATATTGTAGGTCCTATGATGGCCAATAGTTAATTAAAAGTGACAGCTCTTTTTACCAGCCTTTTCTAGGTATTGTTGATGGTACTCTTCAGCCTTCCAAAATTTTGAAGCCGGTTCGATGGCGGTTACAATATCCCGGGGATATGCACCTGACTCCTGAAGCCTTTTTTTACTGTTTTCCGCTATCATTTTTTGTTTTTTGTCATGATAGAATATCACGGATCGATACTGAACTCCAATGTCGGGGCCTTGTCTGTTTAGGGTTGTGGGATCATGTATACTCCAAAAAACATCTAGTAACTGGTTGTAGGTGACCTTCTCCGGGTCATAGACCACTTCCACCACTTCGGTATGCCCTGTGGTCCCTGAACAAACATCTTCATAGGAGGGGTTTTCCAACTCACCACCCTCATAGCCCACTACAGTAGATAAAACTCCTTCAACTTTTCTAAATGCGGCTTCAACACCCCAGAAGCATCCAGCCCCGAATGTGGCCTTTTTCAGTTCTCCCAATTTATACAACCTCCATATATAAATTAGATTCTAAGGTATAAAAATAATAATTGGTTCCAGCAAAGTAGAATAGAATCCATAAGATAAAAAAAAGGTAATGGGAAAGAACCTTTCAAGTTTTTTCTGGATGTTAGAAGTTCGCATAGCATCATTGCAACTGTCAACCATAAAAGATTGAAAGTTTGCCAGCGCTTTACATGGGTATAGTCACCTCTGTGCTGGGAAATTTGGGGAGGCTTTCGTTAAAGTTGGCTGGTTTTCTCCTTAGGCACGGTATTCCATATTATGACGGTAAATATGGTTACAGAGTCAATGTTCTCCTGTAAGTTGGGATCATAAGTCATAGTTCTAGATTGGGTCCGGGATGATAATAGAAACTGTAGCTAGCACCCTATTAAGGATATCCAAGGGATGGGCTGTTGACCCATATATCATTTTTAGATTCCAGGTTAGAGTTCTAGTAATTTGTCAAGTCAATGACCCATCCAAGAAGCTCAAAATGGAAATCATCGATATAAACTTGTCATATGATAAACAGAGTATTTATATGTTAAAATTTAAAATTTTGATCGGGATACGTATTTATTTGAAAATTTAGAAGGAGGTGATTAGATGAGTGAGATAAAAGAGGAAGTTATTAAGACAATGGCGACTCTTATAACAACAGCTTTTGGACTTATAGCAGCTCTAGCATGGAACGAAGCCATCAAGGCATTAATACAATTGTTTTTCAAGGCCGGGAATGCTCTTACAGGTTTGTTTGTCTATGCAATTATCGTCACTATACTTGCTGTTATTGCAACTATAATCATCGCAAGGAGCCTCGCACATTTAGAAATAGAAATGCCAGAAGATTGAATATTCCAGTCTTTTGAAACTCCTTGAAAAAATCTACAATATTTATTCACAATTTAAGTCCAATAGGGAAAAAACTTGGTATTATTGGCAGCCTACGACAA
Proteins encoded:
- a CDS encoding peptide methionine sulfoxide reductase MsrA, which gives rise to MGELKKATFGAGCFWGVEAAFRKVEGVLSTVVGYEGGELENPSYEDVCSGTTGHTEVVEVVYDPEKVTYNQLLDVFWSIHDPTTLNRQGPDIGVQYRSVIFYHDKKQKMIAENSKKRLQESGAYPRDIVTAIEPASKFWKAEEYHQQYLEKAGKKSCHF